The Mesorhizobium sp. NBSH29 genome has a segment encoding these proteins:
- a CDS encoding 3-hydroxyacyl-CoA dehydrogenase NAD-binding domain-containing protein, which translates to MSTYKNFTVETDQDGIALVIWDMPDRSMNVFTEEAMKELDAIVDHVTATDAVKGAVITSGKETFSGGADLTMLRRMLEQFEIEKAKDAEKATQLLFDNAGRMGALWRKLETCGKPWVSAINGTCMGGAFELSLACHGRVAADSDKVKMALPEVKVGIFPGAGGTQRVPRLAQPQEALQMLTSGQNLSPKKAKAMGLIHEIAEPARLIETAKAMIRNGLKPVQPWDEKGFKLPGGPVYSAAGANLWPPAIAILRRETYGNYPAANAILKSVYEGMLVPFDTALRIEQRYFTEIMQTKEAAAMIRSLFVSLQELNKGARRPEGIPETKFKKIAVLGAGFMGAGIAYVTAKAGIPVVLLDRDIASAEKGKAHSESLIADQVKKGRASEADKEKLLALITPTADYASLDGCDMVIEAVFEDSEVKKAATEQAEAVLKSSAIFASNTSTIPITGLAKNSSRPKNFIGIHFFSPVDRMMLVEVILGKKTGDKALAVAMDYVRAIKKTPIVVNDTRGFYVNRCVLRYMSESYQMLIEGVPAAMIENAAKMAGMPVGPLSLTDETAVDLAQKIMKQTIRDLGENAVDADQMALINTMVDTHDRRGRKNGKGFYDYPAKPAKKYLWAGLKDLYQQKDADTINVEELKQRFLVTIALEAARVMEEGIVIDPREADVGSILAFGFAPYTGGALSYIDGIGAKNFVAMAKVLQKKFGKQFKAPKLLLEMAEKGETFYERFDPYANGETKKAA; encoded by the coding sequence GAAACCTTTTCCGGCGGCGCCGACCTGACCATGCTGCGCCGCATGCTCGAACAGTTCGAGATCGAAAAGGCCAAGGACGCAGAAAAGGCAACCCAGCTCCTGTTCGACAATGCAGGGCGCATGGGCGCGCTTTGGCGCAAGCTGGAAACCTGTGGCAAACCATGGGTATCAGCCATAAACGGCACCTGCATGGGCGGCGCGTTCGAGCTTTCACTCGCGTGCCATGGCCGTGTCGCGGCCGATAGCGACAAGGTAAAAATGGCGCTCCCGGAAGTGAAAGTAGGCATCTTCCCCGGTGCAGGCGGCACCCAGCGTGTCCCAAGATTGGCACAGCCGCAGGAAGCACTCCAGATGCTGACCTCCGGCCAGAACCTGTCGCCAAAGAAGGCGAAGGCAATGGGGCTCATCCACGAAATTGCAGAGCCTGCAAGGCTGATCGAAACCGCCAAGGCGATGATCAGGAACGGCCTCAAGCCAGTGCAGCCTTGGGATGAAAAGGGCTTCAAGCTTCCCGGCGGCCCGGTCTATTCGGCAGCGGGCGCAAATCTTTGGCCACCGGCTATCGCTATTCTGCGCCGCGAAACCTATGGCAACTACCCGGCCGCAAACGCTATTTTGAAGTCCGTATATGAAGGCATGCTGGTGCCGTTCGATACTGCCTTGCGCATCGAACAACGCTACTTCACCGAGATCATGCAGACCAAGGAAGCCGCAGCGATGATCCGCTCGCTGTTTGTCTCGTTGCAGGAGCTCAACAAGGGCGCGCGCCGGCCAGAAGGCATTCCTGAAACCAAGTTCAAGAAGATCGCTGTTCTGGGCGCAGGTTTCATGGGCGCCGGCATTGCCTATGTCACGGCTAAAGCCGGCATCCCTGTCGTTCTGCTTGATCGGGATATTGCCTCTGCCGAAAAGGGAAAGGCCCATTCAGAATCGCTCATCGCAGATCAGGTCAAGAAGGGCCGCGCATCTGAGGCAGATAAGGAAAAGCTGCTTGCGCTCATCACCCCAACCGCCGACTATGCGTCGCTGGATGGCTGCGACATGGTGATTGAGGCCGTGTTCGAAGATTCCGAGGTCAAAAAAGCCGCTACCGAACAGGCTGAGGCGGTGTTGAAGTCATCGGCGATCTTCGCCTCCAACACTTCGACCATTCCGATCACCGGGCTTGCCAAGAATTCTTCGAGGCCCAAAAACTTCATTGGCATCCACTTCTTTTCGCCCGTCGACAGGATGATGTTGGTCGAGGTTATCCTCGGCAAAAAAACCGGCGACAAAGCCTTGGCAGTGGCGATGGATTATGTCCGGGCCATCAAGAAAACGCCGATTGTTGTCAACGACACGCGCGGTTTCTACGTCAACCGCTGCGTGCTGCGCTACATGTCTGAATCCTATCAGATGTTGATCGAGGGCGTTCCGGCAGCGATGATTGAAAACGCTGCCAAGATGGCCGGCATGCCGGTTGGACCGCTGTCGCTGACGGATGAAACCGCAGTCGATCTTGCCCAGAAGATCATGAAGCAGACCATCCGCGATCTCGGCGAAAATGCAGTTGATGCCGACCAGATGGCGCTTATCAATACTATGGTAGATACGCATGATCGTCGTGGCCGCAAGAACGGCAAGGGCTTTTACGATTACCCAGCCAAGCCTGCCAAAAAGTACCTTTGGGCCGGTCTGAAGGATCTTTATCAGCAAAAGGATGCCGACACGATCAATGTCGAGGAGTTGAAGCAGCGCTTCCTGGTCACGATTGCGCTCGAAGCAGCCCGCGTCATGGAAGAGGGCATTGTCATCGATCCGCGCGAGGCCGATGTAGGGTCTATCCTGGCATTCGGCTTTGCTCCGTATACAGGCGGCGCCTTGTCTTACATTGACGGCATAGGTGCAAAAAACTTTGTCGCCATGGCAAAGGTGTTGCAGAAGAAATTTGGCAAGCAGTTCAAGGCGCCAAAGCTTCTGCTTGAGATGGCCGAAAAGGGTGAGACGTTCTATGAACGCTTCGACCCCTATGCCAACGGCGAAACAAAGAAAGCGGCCTGA
- a CDS encoding thioesterase family protein gives MYVWARLAKMVATAKSRGAYHMGDGGRLSFRCLPTDIDTNMHLNNARYMMLADVGRIDLFMRAGLLGVARRKKWAPMIGGLQAVYVREIKLWQRFDVVSTLETWEDTQVIGRHRFVHQDGRTAAMIMTTAGVYDLVDKRFVPIDDVVTALGQAGTPRLPTEAERIFMASHGGLRELAKRSGR, from the coding sequence ATGTACGTCTGGGCGCGTCTGGCAAAAATGGTGGCGACCGCCAAGTCGCGCGGCGCCTACCACATGGGCGATGGAGGTCGGTTGTCCTTCCGGTGCCTGCCCACCGACATTGACACCAACATGCATCTCAACAACGCCCGCTACATGATGCTGGCCGATGTCGGCCGCATCGATCTGTTCATGCGCGCTGGCCTGCTGGGCGTTGCCCGACGGAAAAAATGGGCCCCGATGATTGGCGGCCTCCAGGCGGTCTATGTCCGCGAGATCAAGCTCTGGCAGAGGTTCGATGTGGTCTCGACGCTCGAGACCTGGGAAGACACCCAGGTGATCGGCCGCCACCGCTTCGTGCATCAGGATGGCCGCACGGCCGCAATGATCATGACCACGGCTGGCGTCTACGATCTGGTCGACAAGCGCTTTGTGCCCATCGACGACGTGGTGACGGCGCTTGGCCAGGCGGGGACGCCGCGCCTCCCCACCGAGGCGGAGCGCATTTTTATGGCCTCGCATGGCGGCCTCCGCGAACTGGCCAAACGGTCAGGCCGCTAG
- a CDS encoding S24 family peptidase gives MLSHDRVWAAIDGLAERYSMSASGLAKRAGLDSTAFNKSKRYSSDGRPRWPSTESLAKIIEATGASLDEFMGLVESDEHDMRLGAVPTGALPTPRSTVPLLGFAQAGAGGFFDDAGFPQGQGWDLVEMPGQAAEGSYALQVQGSSMLPLYRDGDVLVIRPDATVRSGDRVVVKTREGEVMAKLLERQSARSIELVSLNPEHPNRKILAEDVEWVARIVWASQ, from the coding sequence ATGCTATCGCATGATCGCGTATGGGCAGCTATTGATGGGCTGGCCGAGCGCTATTCAATGTCAGCATCCGGGCTGGCCAAGCGGGCCGGGCTTGATTCCACCGCGTTCAACAAATCCAAGCGCTACTCGAGCGATGGTCGACCGCGTTGGCCATCGACGGAATCGCTGGCCAAAATTATTGAGGCTACCGGCGCTTCGCTGGATGAGTTTATGGGACTGGTCGAGAGTGACGAACACGACATGCGACTGGGTGCTGTGCCGACAGGCGCATTGCCAACGCCGCGCTCTACCGTGCCGTTGCTCGGCTTTGCGCAGGCAGGGGCCGGCGGCTTCTTTGACGATGCCGGATTTCCCCAGGGGCAAGGCTGGGATCTCGTAGAGATGCCCGGTCAGGCTGCCGAGGGCTCCTACGCGCTGCAGGTCCAGGGGAGCTCGATGCTGCCTCTCTACCGCGATGGCGATGTGCTGGTTATCAGGCCCGATGCCACGGTGCGCAGCGGCGACCGCGTCGTGGTCAAAACGCGCGAGGGGGAGGTGATGGCAAAACTTCTTGAGCGCCAGTCGGCGCGCTCAATCGAACTCGTGTCGCTGAATCCCGAACACCCCAACCGCAAAATCCTAGCTGAGGATGTGGAATGGGTCGCCCGCATCGTCTGGGCCAGCCAATAG
- a CDS encoding thermonuclease family protein → MGRPHRLGQPIAMVGLDRIAPLFALVGIVLLSAAIVATGQHLAQLESITPAVEDIDIDTMDAIDGDASTQGVPDPMTSGGTYQRLEARAPLSELSVPEPQRPKRPAPARLTPLYQPVAHASGSFEAMGYRITLAGTEMVQGDENCSYGGSQWPCGARARAAFRAFLRGRAVTCPVPPVPGAEELSVDCRVGHANVGEWLVENGWVRAAATGPYAALGERAKASRKGIFGPPPR, encoded by the coding sequence ATGGGTCGCCCGCATCGTCTGGGCCAGCCAATAGCAATGGTGGGCCTCGATCGTATCGCTCCGCTCTTTGCGCTGGTCGGCATTGTGCTTCTGTCAGCGGCGATTGTAGCGACTGGCCAACATTTGGCGCAGTTGGAAAGCATTACACCTGCAGTCGAGGATATCGACATCGATACCATGGACGCGATTGATGGTGATGCATCGACACAAGGCGTGCCCGATCCGATGACGAGCGGTGGAACCTATCAGCGGCTTGAGGCGCGTGCGCCGCTCAGCGAATTGTCGGTGCCGGAACCCCAGCGTCCCAAACGCCCCGCGCCGGCGCGCCTGACGCCGCTCTACCAGCCCGTCGCGCATGCATCTGGCAGCTTCGAAGCCATGGGCTACCGGATCACGCTGGCCGGAACCGAAATGGTGCAGGGCGACGAAAACTGCAGTTATGGCGGCTCGCAATGGCCCTGCGGCGCCAGAGCCCGCGCTGCCTTCCGCGCTTTTCTGCGTGGCCGTGCCGTAACCTGCCCTGTACCGCCGGTACCGGGTGCGGAGGAATTGTCGGTCGACTGCCGCGTCGGCCACGCCAATGTCGGGGAATGGCTGGTAGAAAACGGCTGGGTTCGTGCCGCCGCAACTGGTCCCTATGCCGCCCTCGGCGAACGCGCCAAGGCCTCCCGCAAAGGCATTTTCGGTCCGCCCCCGCGATGA
- a CDS encoding lysine--tRNA ligase gives MADASSNMIDLSPEVLAAAEESRAWPFEEAKKIVARYKGKNYPETVLFETGYGPSGLPHIGTFGEVARTTMVLHAFRVLTQDKVKTRLLCFSDDMDGMRKIPENVPDQKALEPYLHMPLTVVPNPFGGDSKSFGDHNNAMLCRFLDTFGFDYEFASATEYYKSGRFDAVLLRAVECYDQIMAVMLPTLGPERQATYSPFLPISPKSGRVLYVPMKAVDAKAGTITFDDEDGEETTLSVTGGRVKLQWKPDFGMRWAALGVDFEMFGKDHQTNAVIYDRICTILGGHAPEHFVYELFLDDKGQKISKSKGNGLSIDEWLTYAPTESLGLYMFQRPRQAKKLFFDVIPKAVDEYYSFLSAYPRQEWKERLGNPVWHMHDGNPPVVDMPVSFALLLNLVSASNAQNKDVLWGFISRHASGVTAQSHPELDGLVGYAIRYFDDFVKPTKVFRAPDDVERQALQALSDKLGTLAPGADSEAIQNASLNVARQIERYQDQTKKSPEGGPGVSGAFFQMIYQVLIGQERGPRFGSFAGLFGIPETRALIAKALAGELA, from the coding sequence ATGGCAGACGCAAGCAGCAACATGATCGATCTCTCCCCCGAAGTTCTGGCTGCGGCCGAAGAGAGCCGGGCCTGGCCGTTCGAGGAAGCCAAAAAGATCGTTGCGCGCTATAAGGGCAAAAATTACCCCGAAACCGTTCTGTTCGAAACCGGCTATGGCCCGTCTGGCCTGCCGCATATCGGCACGTTTGGTGAAGTGGCACGCACCACCATGGTGTTGCATGCTTTCCGCGTGCTGACACAAGACAAGGTCAAGACCCGACTCTTGTGCTTTTCCGACGACATGGACGGGATGCGCAAGATCCCCGAGAATGTGCCGGACCAGAAAGCGCTGGAGCCCTATTTGCACATGCCGCTGACGGTCGTTCCCAACCCATTTGGTGGCGATTCCAAGAGCTTTGGCGACCACAACAACGCGATGCTGTGCCGCTTCCTCGATACGTTTGGATTCGACTATGAGTTTGCCAGCGCAACCGAGTATTACAAGTCTGGGCGCTTTGACGCCGTGCTGTTGCGCGCAGTCGAATGCTACGATCAGATCATGGCGGTGATGCTACCGACGCTCGGGCCCGAGCGGCAGGCAACTTACAGCCCCTTTTTGCCGATCTCGCCAAAATCCGGCCGCGTGCTTTACGTGCCTATGAAGGCCGTCGACGCGAAGGCTGGCACCATAACGTTCGACGATGAGGACGGCGAGGAGACCACCTTGTCCGTGACCGGCGGGCGGGTAAAGCTGCAATGGAAGCCGGATTTTGGCATGCGGTGGGCAGCGCTTGGCGTTGACTTCGAAATGTTCGGTAAGGACCACCAGACCAATGCGGTGATCTATGACCGTATCTGCACCATTCTGGGCGGGCATGCGCCCGAACACTTTGTCTATGAGCTGTTCCTCGACGACAAAGGCCAGAAGATTTCAAAGTCGAAGGGCAATGGCCTGTCTATCGACGAATGGCTGACCTATGCGCCGACAGAGAGCCTGGGGCTCTATATGTTTCAGCGACCGCGGCAGGCCAAGAAGCTCTTTTTCGATGTCATTCCAAAGGCTGTGGATGAGTATTACTCATTCCTCTCCGCTTATCCGCGTCAGGAATGGAAGGAGCGGCTCGGCAATCCTGTCTGGCACATGCATGATGGCAATCCGCCCGTCGTCGACATGCCGGTCTCCTTTGCGCTTCTGCTCAATCTCGTCAGCGCCTCGAACGCGCAGAACAAGGATGTTCTGTGGGGCTTTATCTCGCGCCATGCGTCAGGCGTCACAGCCCAGTCGCATCCGGAGCTCGACGGACTGGTCGGTTATGCGATCCGCTATTTCGACGATTTCGTGAAGCCTACAAAGGTTTTTCGCGCGCCCGACGATGTCGAGCGGCAGGCGTTGCAGGCCTTGTCGGACAAGCTTGGCACGCTTGCACCCGGTGCCGATAGTGAAGCAATCCAGAATGCCAGCTTGAACGTCGCCCGCCAGATCGAGCGTTATCAGGATCAGACCAAGAAAAGCCCGGAAGGTGGGCCCGGCGTTTCCGGAGCCTTCTTCCAGATGATCTATCAGGTGCTGATCGGTCAGGAGCGCGGACCGCGTTTTGGCTCGTTTGCGGGACTGTTCGGTATTCCCGAAACGCGGGCGCTGATCGCCAAGGCTCTGGCCGGCGAACTGGCGTGA
- a CDS encoding tellurite resistance TerB family protein, translating to MTRAPTTHEALIHLMVVTSAADRDMADDELARIGHVIRTWPVFIDFDVNQLIPVAQTCQRFLAESGLEGMLEWSKPSIPRHLCDTAYAAAVEVANVDLEMRLEELRLLERLREHLAIDGHLADAIERTTKARHRMLS from the coding sequence ATGACGCGCGCGCCAACCACGCATGAAGCCCTGATCCATCTGATGGTCGTAACATCCGCTGCCGACCGCGACATGGCTGATGATGAGCTGGCACGTATCGGCCATGTGATCCGTACCTGGCCCGTGTTCATCGATTTCGACGTCAATCAACTGATCCCTGTCGCGCAGACCTGCCAGCGGTTCCTAGCGGAAAGCGGTCTGGAAGGCATGCTGGAATGGTCGAAGCCGTCGATCCCCAGGCATCTTTGTGACACCGCCTATGCTGCCGCCGTCGAGGTCGCCAATGTCGATCTTGAAATGAGGCTGGAAGAGCTGCGCCTGCTGGAGAGGCTGCGCGAGCATCTGGCTATCGACGGACACCTCGCTGACGCAATCGAGCGCACGACGAAGGCACGCCACCGGATGCTGAGCTGA
- a CDS encoding sterol desaturase family protein, translating into MDSAFSEPVIRIAVFLLIFGSLAVFELWSPRLDREEMRGALKSRRWIANVSLLLVSSAMMRIVFPAAAVGAAAWAQARGYGLLPMLGGHGLVTGILAFVLLDFSIWLEHLASHKLPWLWRLHRVHHADTGFDVTTGLRFHPLEILLSMLWKTAIIVILGAPVLAVLIFEIVLNSTSMFNHSNLKLGLGLDRWLRRVLVTPDMHRVHHSTIRRETDSNYGFNFPFWDRMFGTYRAQPERGHEGIDIGLSAYRGDKPSSLVWAMVLPFRKN; encoded by the coding sequence ATGGATAGTGCCTTTTCCGAACCAGTCATTCGCATCGCGGTGTTCCTTCTGATTTTCGGATCGCTGGCTGTCTTCGAACTTTGGTCGCCGCGCCTTGACCGCGAAGAGATGCGCGGCGCTTTGAAATCCCGCCGCTGGATAGCCAATGTGTCCCTATTGCTGGTCTCGTCAGCAATGATGCGCATTGTCTTCCCAGCAGCCGCTGTCGGAGCCGCAGCCTGGGCACAGGCTAGAGGCTATGGCCTGCTTCCGATGCTGGGCGGACATGGTCTCGTAACCGGCATATTGGCTTTCGTGCTCCTCGACTTCTCCATCTGGCTCGAGCATCTGGCCAGCCACAAATTGCCATGGCTCTGGCGGCTGCACCGTGTCCACCATGCCGATACGGGTTTTGATGTCACAACCGGCCTGAGGTTTCATCCGCTGGAAATCCTGCTCTCGATGCTCTGGAAGACGGCAATCATCGTCATCCTTGGAGCTCCGGTCCTGGCCGTTTTGATATTCGAGATCGTGCTGAACTCGACGTCGATGTTCAACCACTCCAACCTGAAACTCGGTCTTGGCCTCGACCGCTGGCTGCGTCGCGTGCTGGTCACGCCGGATATGCACCGGGTCCACCACTCCACCATCCGCCGCGAGACCGATTCCAATTACGGTTTTAATTTTCCATTTTGGGACAGGATGTTCGGCACCTATCGCGCTCAGCCGGAACGCGGTCACGAAGGCATCGACATTGGCCTCTCGGCCTATCGCGGCGACAAACCGTCAAGTCTTGTCTGGGCTATGGTTCTGCCGTTCAGAAAAAACTGA
- a CDS encoding transporter substrate-binding domain-containing protein, with protein MANSPGIPILWDAKERLQKPDLSKLTRLLFLTTTDFAPFNYLDSSGRLSGFHVDLARAICAELGVTEKCQIQAMPFAELEATLKQGQGEAILAGLSVTSDSRAKFDFSRSYLVFPARFVTLEASALSEPFDRSIAGRRVGVKQGTAHETMLRAYFPEAKTVAYESAESMFKALKAGTLDAVFGDGMQLSFWLAGPDAGQCCRFAGGPYIAPEHLGGGLAIATAKDDPSLTRAFDHALQQISAKGIFAEIYLRYFPISFF; from the coding sequence ATGGCAAATTCTCCCGGCATCCCGATTCTTTGGGACGCAAAAGAACGACTTCAGAAACCTGATCTTAGTAAGCTGACGCGCCTGCTGTTTCTTACCACTACAGATTTTGCGCCGTTCAATTATCTAGACAGTTCGGGCCGATTGAGCGGGTTTCATGTCGACCTTGCTCGGGCCATCTGCGCTGAGCTGGGCGTCACGGAAAAATGCCAGATCCAGGCAATGCCCTTTGCAGAGCTGGAAGCTACGCTGAAGCAAGGTCAGGGGGAGGCAATTCTGGCAGGACTGTCCGTGACCAGCGACAGCCGCGCCAAGTTTGATTTTTCGCGCTCCTACCTGGTCTTTCCGGCACGCTTCGTGACACTCGAAGCGTCTGCATTGTCGGAGCCGTTTGACCGCTCCATCGCTGGGCGACGCGTTGGCGTGAAACAGGGCACTGCCCATGAGACAATGCTGCGCGCCTATTTTCCAGAGGCAAAGACCGTCGCCTATGAGAGCGCAGAGAGCATGTTTAAAGCGCTGAAAGCAGGCACGCTCGATGCGGTATTTGGTGACGGGATGCAGCTTTCATTCTGGCTTGCCGGTCCTGATGCAGGCCAATGCTGCCGTTTTGCCGGCGGGCCTTACATCGCGCCGGAGCATCTGGGTGGGGGCCTGGCAATCGCCACAGCGAAAGACGACCCGTCGCTCACCCGCGCCTTTGACCACGCACTCCAGCAGATCAGCGCCAAGGGCATTTTCGCAGAGATTTATCTGCGCTACTTCCCGATCAGTTTTTTCTGA